Proteins encoded within one genomic window of Phototrophicus methaneseepsis:
- a CDS encoding ABC transporter ATP-binding protein, translating into MAGVTFDHVYKRFGDATVVTDLTIDIHDKEFVVFVGPSGCGKSTSLRMLAGLEEISEGRIMIGDRVVNNVAPKDRDIAMVFQSYALYPHMTVYDNMAFGLKLRKTPKQIIDERVHESAKSLGIEHLLDRRPRQLSGGQRQRVAVGRAIVREPAVFLMDEPLSNLDAKLRVEARSFISKLHQRLETTFIYVTHDQVEAMTMGSRIVVLNAGRLQQIDTPFNLYHNPRNVFVGGFIGSPSMNFFDAKLLPGDGDSIIVDTNVFQLAVPPSRAEPYRSHIGQEVILGVRPEDIHDIEFQPPGITPANIEANVEVIEQMGHEMIIYLEEGGKNFIARTDPRTQSTVGSRMGVVINLDNMHLFDRNTEDSLAYEYKKEMLEREVAK; encoded by the coding sequence GTGGCTGGTGTAACATTTGATCATGTTTACAAGCGTTTCGGTGACGCAACGGTTGTAACTGATCTAACTATTGATATTCATGATAAAGAATTTGTTGTCTTTGTAGGTCCATCTGGGTGTGGTAAGTCCACCAGCCTGCGTATGCTGGCAGGTTTGGAAGAAATCTCTGAAGGCCGTATCATGATCGGCGACCGCGTTGTTAACAACGTCGCTCCAAAAGATCGTGACATTGCAATGGTGTTCCAGAGCTACGCGCTGTATCCTCACATGACCGTCTACGACAACATGGCATTCGGCCTCAAACTACGTAAAACTCCTAAGCAAATTATCGACGAACGCGTTCATGAATCGGCCAAGAGCCTGGGTATCGAGCATCTTCTGGATCGCCGCCCCCGTCAGCTCTCTGGCGGCCAGCGCCAGCGTGTTGCTGTAGGGCGCGCCATCGTGCGTGAACCAGCCGTGTTCTTGATGGATGAACCACTTTCTAACCTGGATGCAAAGCTTCGTGTAGAAGCTCGCTCTTTCATCAGCAAGTTGCACCAGCGCCTTGAAACGACCTTCATTTACGTGACACACGACCAAGTCGAAGCTATGACAATGGGGTCCCGCATTGTTGTGCTCAACGCAGGTCGTCTACAGCAGATCGACACGCCGTTCAACCTGTATCACAACCCGCGTAACGTCTTCGTTGGCGGCTTCATCGGTAGCCCATCAATGAACTTCTTTGATGCGAAATTGCTGCCTGGTGATGGTGATTCAATCATTGTCGATACCAACGTCTTCCAGCTCGCCGTCCCGCCGAGCCGCGCAGAACCTTATCGCAGCCATATCGGACAGGAAGTTATCCTCGGTGTGCGTCCGGAAGATATTCATGACATTGAGTTCCAGCCGCCTGGCATCACCCCGGCTAATATCGAAGCCAATGTCGAAGTGATCGAACAGATGGGCCATGAAATGATCATCTACCTTGAAGAAGGTGGTAAGAACTTCATTGCTCGTACCGATCCTCGTACTCAGAGCACTGTTGGTAGCCGTATGGGTGTTGTCATCAACCTGGATAACATGCACCTGTTCGACCGTAACACAGAAGACTCACTCGCTTACGAGTACAAGAAAGAAATGCTTGAGCGCGAAGTTGCCAAATAA
- a CDS encoding thiolase C-terminal domain-containing protein has product MTNTAIIGVGMTPVSEHWGVSLRELAAEAAIQALQDAGVQRPDVVYVANAYGSTFNSQAHLGALIADFLNLTGVEAYTIEAGDASGGAALRAAHLAVASGDVRTALVIGVEKATDIVASARVAARNISLDADYESRHGATLPAMAALLMRRYMYEFGVELGAFEGFSLNAHLNGSLNANAMYRNKLRAGAFAKAPMVAEPVSLFDGAPDGDGAAAVVIASAESAPDLSPQPIYIKGSAAATDAFMIQERADMLSFSAVAASTEKALHQAGASINDMSLYELNDAFTIMTALSLEAMGLAERGAGWQLAGNEGADLGLTGKLPISTFGGMKSRGNPAGAAGVYQAVEASLQLRGSAVDNQVQGASKALIQNLGGLASTAVTHILTVDGTS; this is encoded by the coding sequence ATGACGAATACAGCTATTATCGGCGTTGGTATGACGCCAGTCTCTGAGCATTGGGGTGTCAGTTTGCGTGAATTAGCGGCAGAAGCTGCTATTCAAGCATTACAGGATGCAGGCGTTCAGCGTCCTGATGTGGTCTACGTCGCCAATGCATACGGTAGCACGTTTAATAGCCAGGCACATTTAGGTGCGCTCATTGCTGATTTTCTCAATTTGACAGGCGTCGAAGCTTACACGATTGAAGCCGGTGATGCTTCTGGTGGGGCTGCTTTGCGCGCTGCCCATCTAGCTGTCGCTTCTGGCGATGTGCGGACGGCACTTGTTATCGGTGTTGAGAAGGCGACTGATATTGTGGCTAGCGCGCGCGTTGCGGCCCGTAATATCAGCCTGGATGCAGACTATGAATCTCGGCATGGGGCCACTTTGCCTGCTATGGCGGCTTTATTAATGCGTCGCTATATGTATGAATTTGGGGTTGAACTGGGGGCTTTCGAAGGCTTTAGCTTGAATGCGCACCTGAATGGAAGCCTTAATGCGAATGCCATGTATCGTAATAAGCTGCGGGCAGGGGCTTTTGCAAAGGCGCCTATGGTTGCTGAGCCTGTGAGCTTATTCGATGGCGCGCCTGATGGTGACGGGGCCGCGGCGGTTGTGATCGCTTCTGCAGAGAGCGCGCCGGATCTGTCGCCGCAGCCCATTTATATCAAAGGTAGTGCGGCTGCAACGGATGCTTTCATGATCCAGGAGCGGGCAGACATGCTGTCTTTCTCTGCGGTTGCTGCTTCTACTGAGAAGGCGCTACATCAAGCTGGTGCATCTATCAACGATATGTCTCTGTATGAATTGAATGACGCATTTACCATCATGACCGCTCTTTCTCTCGAAGCGATGGGATTGGCTGAGCGCGGGGCAGGTTGGCAGCTCGCTGGTAATGAAGGCGCTGATCTCGGTTTAACGGGTAAATTGCCGATTAGCACCTTTGGCGGCATGAAGAGCCGGGGTAACCCCGCCGGGGCCGCTGGTGTTTATCAGGCAGTGGAAGCCAGCCTGCAGTTGCGTGGTTCTGCTGTTGATAATCAGGTCCAGGGGGCAAGCAAAGCCCTTATCCAGAATCTGGGTGGTTTGGCATCAACAGCAGTGACTCATATTCTCACTGTAGATGGCACATCTTAG
- a CDS encoding competence/damage-inducible protein A yields MVDNPFDNINAEVIAIGTELLLGALTDTNSVYIAQQLRDLGVNLYFMTSVGDNVGRIAQALNIALERADIIITCGGLGPTVDDMTRAAIAQALDRDLIYHEELFQAIVERFASFRARITENNKRQAFLPEGAAVIENPVGTAPSFRVEVGNKVIVSLPGVPREMKFLMQDAVIPYLREKYNLGIIKARTLKTGGIGESALDELLGDELLNMANPTIGLAAHQGVIDVRITTKAIDMAAADAMIDSVVQRVYERAGDYIFGEESDVIEEVFAKLLQAQNRTIALLEAGINDAIIHRLQPEYPGLVSETYHFNHPDEILVGEESFSNASNMREKAHLVAERIAKDSGVDVTFAVLSLPDVKEQADIDYATVAAVYIDGRVESRAYGFGSQFDLTRDWVSQWLFSRGWRMLKESEQA; encoded by the coding sequence ATGGTCGACAATCCGTTTGACAATATCAATGCTGAAGTCATTGCAATTGGCACAGAACTTTTGCTCGGTGCCTTGACAGATACAAATTCTGTTTATATTGCTCAGCAACTGCGAGATCTGGGTGTCAATCTTTATTTTATGACGAGCGTAGGCGACAACGTGGGGCGCATTGCTCAGGCGCTCAACATCGCGCTTGAGCGTGCCGATATTATCATTACCTGTGGTGGGCTTGGCCCTACTGTTGATGATATGACGCGTGCAGCCATCGCCCAGGCGCTGGACCGCGATCTTATCTATCATGAAGAATTGTTCCAGGCAATTGTGGAGCGGTTCGCGTCATTTCGCGCACGCATCACAGAGAATAATAAGCGGCAGGCCTTTTTACCGGAAGGCGCTGCTGTGATTGAAAACCCTGTTGGTACGGCGCCTTCTTTCCGGGTAGAGGTTGGCAATAAGGTTATTGTGAGTTTGCCAGGTGTTCCACGGGAAATGAAGTTCTTGATGCAAGACGCTGTGATACCTTATCTGCGTGAAAAATATAATCTGGGCATCATCAAAGCGCGGACGTTGAAAACAGGCGGTATTGGTGAGAGTGCATTGGATGAGTTGCTGGGCGATGAGCTGCTCAATATGGCTAATCCCACAATCGGGCTTGCGGCGCATCAGGGGGTTATTGATGTGCGCATCACCACCAAAGCAATAGATATGGCTGCGGCGGATGCCATGATTGATTCGGTTGTTCAGCGGGTTTATGAACGTGCTGGAGACTATATTTTTGGGGAAGAATCTGATGTTATAGAAGAGGTCTTCGCCAAATTGCTGCAAGCCCAAAATCGGACGATTGCATTGTTGGAAGCGGGCATTAACGATGCGATTATTCATCGACTACAACCAGAGTATCCAGGTCTCGTCAGCGAAACTTACCACTTTAATCACCCAGACGAGATTCTAGTGGGGGAGGAATCGTTCTCTAATGCCTCAAATATGCGCGAAAAGGCCCATCTCGTGGCAGAACGCATCGCTAAGGACTCAGGGGTCGATGTGACTTTTGCCGTGCTTAGCCTGCCAGATGTGAAGGAACAGGCGGATATTGATTATGCCACAGTTGCCGCAGTCTATATTGATGGGCGTGTTGAATCACGAGCTTATGGTTTTGGCAGTCAGTTTGATCTGACAAGGGATTGGGTAAGCCAATGGTTATTCTCTCGCGGGTGGCGCATGCTGAAAGAAAGTGAGCAAGCCTAA
- a CDS encoding Zn-ribbon domain-containing OB-fold protein — translation MVAPLNSTIEQGESFDFSGYGEVYTYTVVQDPPAGFESQAPYMLALVRLDEGPIVTAQITDTDGEIAIGDRVEMVTRKLATEGREGMIVYGYKFRKVLGS, via the coding sequence ATGGTTGCGCCGCTCAACAGCACCATTGAACAAGGGGAATCATTTGATTTTTCTGGCTATGGTGAAGTGTATACATATACGGTCGTACAAGACCCCCCAGCCGGGTTTGAATCCCAGGCTCCATATATGCTGGCCCTGGTACGTTTGGATGAAGGTCCAATCGTGACGGCCCAGATTACGGATACAGATGGCGAAATCGCTATTGGGGATCGCGTCGAAATGGTGACGCGTAAATTGGCGACTGAAGGCCGTGAGGGCATGATTGTTTATGGCTATAAGTTCCGCAAGGTGCTTGGTAGCTAA
- a CDS encoding hydroxymethylglutaryl-CoA synthase, which translates to MTVDKHNGLLMQPDRAVGIVGYGAYVPQYRLPGSEVARIWTNGLGGSPVKEKAVAGLDEDVITMSIEAARNAVKRAQISPSKLRAVWVGSESHPYAVKPSSTIVAEAIGAAPNIQAADWEFACKAGTEAVQASIGIVGSGMGQYTLSIGMDTAQGRPGDALEYTAASGGAAFLLGPAEEALAVYQGSYSYVTDTPDFWRRAEEAYPSHGDRFTGEPAYFQHAYSAASKLLELMDTSASDYTHAVFHQPNVKFPSRVAKMLGFSAEQIEVGLLANEIGNVYSGSCMIGLTAILDIAKPGDRLLMVSYGSGAGSDAFDILVTDKITDRQSLAPKTRDYISRRIEIDYATYARYRGKLKE; encoded by the coding sequence ATCGTGCTGTGGGTATCGTCGGTTACGGCGCTTATGTCCCACAGTACCGACTCCCTGGGTCTGAAGTTGCCCGCATCTGGACCAATGGACTTGGTGGTTCACCTGTTAAGGAAAAGGCCGTTGCAGGGCTTGATGAAGATGTCATTACGATGTCGATTGAAGCTGCGCGTAATGCGGTTAAACGTGCACAGATATCGCCAAGCAAATTGCGCGCCGTGTGGGTCGGTAGTGAAAGTCACCCTTATGCGGTGAAGCCTAGTAGCACTATCGTGGCAGAAGCGATTGGCGCTGCACCGAATATCCAGGCCGCTGACTGGGAATTTGCCTGTAAAGCTGGGACTGAAGCGGTCCAGGCTTCTATTGGTATCGTAGGCAGCGGTATGGGGCAGTATACACTCAGCATCGGCATGGACACTGCTCAAGGTCGTCCTGGTGATGCTCTGGAGTATACGGCAGCTTCTGGCGGAGCGGCCTTCTTGCTAGGGCCAGCCGAAGAAGCGCTTGCAGTTTATCAGGGTAGCTACAGCTATGTGACAGATACGCCTGACTTTTGGCGTCGTGCTGAAGAAGCATATCCTAGCCATGGGGATCGTTTTACAGGCGAACCTGCTTATTTCCAACATGCTTATTCAGCGGCAAGCAAGCTGCTGGAATTGATGGATACGAGTGCATCGGATTACACGCATGCAGTATTCCATCAGCCCAATGTTAAATTCCCTAGCCGTGTGGCGAAGATGCTGGGTTTCAGTGCTGAGCAAATCGAAGTTGGTTTGTTAGCCAATGAAATCGGTAATGTGTACTCAGGCTCTTGCATGATTGGCCTGACAGCCATTCTCGATATTGCTAAGCCGGGAGATCGCTTGCTGATGGTCAGCTATGGTAGTGGGGCAGGGTCGGATGCATTCGACATCCTGGTCACTGACAAAATTACAGATCGGCAGTCGTTGGCTCCGAAAACGCGTGATTACATCAGCCGCCGCATTGAAATTGATTACGCTACCTACGCACGCTATCGCGGCAAATTGAAGGAGTGA